One part of the Neisseria zalophi genome encodes these proteins:
- the pilW gene encoding type IV pilus biogenesis/stability protein PilW has translation MKLKTLGLVLSSVLVLSACAGTGGARPSAHDKADQIANIKTQLALEYMKAKDYRQAVNSIDEALAANSKNENAWLIRAQIYQYLKVNDKAQESFQRALAIQPDSAEINNNYGWFLCSIQNRPNESIQYFDKALSDPTYPSPYIANLNKGICSAKMGQYSLSEAYFERALAAQPQFFPALKEMARTKMLAGNLSDADYYFRQYQSKIDLLSADDLLLGWQLYNALGDTQAAYEYEAQLRANYPYSEELQTITTGRL, from the coding sequence GTGAAATTGAAAACATTAGGTTTGGTATTGTCTTCAGTATTGGTATTAAGTGCATGTGCCGGCACGGGAGGGGCTCGTCCAAGTGCGCATGATAAAGCTGATCAGATTGCCAATATTAAAACGCAATTGGCTTTGGAGTATATGAAAGCCAAAGATTACCGTCAGGCTGTTAACAGTATTGATGAAGCATTGGCCGCAAATTCAAAAAATGAAAATGCCTGGCTAATTCGTGCGCAAATTTATCAATATCTTAAAGTTAATGATAAAGCACAGGAAAGTTTCCAAAGGGCATTGGCTATACAGCCTGATAGTGCGGAAATTAATAATAACTATGGCTGGTTTTTATGTAGTATTCAAAACAGGCCAAATGAATCTATTCAATATTTTGACAAAGCACTTTCTGATCCCACATATCCGTCGCCCTATATTGCTAATCTAAATAAAGGGATATGTAGTGCGAAGATGGGACAGTATTCGCTATCCGAAGCATACTTCGAACGTGCATTGGCTGCACAGCCGCAGTTTTTCCCGGCATTAAAAGAAATGGCACGAACAAAAATGCTGGCTGGTAATCTAAGTGATGCCGATTATTACTTCAGACAGTATCAAAGTAAAATCGATTTGTTGAGTGCCGATGATTTATTGCTGGGGTGGCAGCTTTATAATGCTTTAGGAGATACACAGGCTGCTTATGAATATGAAGCCCAGTTGCGCGCTAATTATCCTTATTCCGAAGAATTGCAAACAATTACAACAGGACGCCTGTAA
- a CDS encoding helix-turn-helix domain-containing protein: protein MTDNQQTEQHTLNNAAIELGEKLRKAREQKNYSIGEVAERLKLSARQIESLESGNYEDMPELVFVRGFLRTYGRFLGIDDEEMSSYLDRIIPQNRSNVYAVERNGGQSFNYQQTEVKKSFPKWIFGVLVLVLIGGGVYVWQSKSNLEYAKQNDSTPSAQLENASNTDLEADNISVVAMSSDAVASAILNPGSTQDTSNTASATAQAASTPAEGSVPIAGELVVKVRYRSKLVIRDKDEQLVINEIVPAGSEHRFQGGAPYNVWIGYALGATVNYGGQEVSVRNNMVGKTTSSFIVGQ from the coding sequence ATGACTGACAATCAACAAACAGAACAACACACACTGAATAATGCTGCAATAGAATTGGGAGAAAAATTACGGAAGGCACGGGAGCAGAAAAACTATTCTATCGGTGAAGTGGCCGAGCGTTTGAAGCTTTCAGCACGCCAAATAGAAAGTTTGGAAAGCGGCAATTATGAAGATATGCCGGAATTGGTTTTTGTGCGTGGTTTTTTACGCACCTATGGTCGGTTCTTGGGCATAGACGATGAAGAAATGTCTTCCTATCTGGATAGAATTATCCCGCAAAACCGCAGTAATGTTTATGCTGTTGAGCGAAATGGCGGTCAATCATTTAATTATCAGCAAACCGAAGTTAAAAAATCATTCCCGAAATGGATTTTTGGTGTGTTGGTGTTGGTATTGATTGGCGGCGGCGTGTATGTTTGGCAAAGCAAATCTAATTTAGAGTATGCCAAGCAAAATGATTCGACACCTTCTGCCCAGTTAGAAAATGCATCAAATACAGATTTAGAGGCAGACAATATTTCTGTTGTGGCGATGAGTAGCGATGCTGTAGCATCTGCTATTCTTAATCCCGGCTCTACCCAAGATACGTCAAATACTGCTTCAGCAACAGCTCAGGCGGCTTCTACACCTGCCGAAGGTTCTGTACCGATTGCCGGTGAATTGGTTGTTAAAGTGCGTTATCGTTCCAAACTGGTTATTAGAGACAAAGATGAACAGTTGGTGATCAATGAGATTGTTCCTGCCGGTAGTGAGCATCGTTTCCAAGGCGGAGCTCCTTATAATGTTTGGATTGGCTATGCATTAGGAGCGACCGTTAATTATGGTGGGCAGGAAGTTTCCGTTCGAAATAATATGGTGGGTAAAACCACTTCATCATTTATTGTAGGTCAGTAA
- the ispG gene encoding flavodoxin-dependent (E)-4-hydroxy-3-methylbut-2-enyl-diphosphate synthase → MSHSTLKRRQTHQVQVGHVMVGSESPVVVQSMTNTDTADAVGTAEQIKALSDAGSEIVRITVNSPEAASKVSEIRSRLDDMGCLTPLVGDFHFNGEKLLKEFPDCAKALAKYRINPGNVGKGVKGDEKFAYMIQTAAEHDKAVRIGVNWGSLDQSLAKRMMDANLTSANPKAPEEVMKEALIVSALESAQKAVDLGLPENKIILSCKVSAVQDLIQVYRDLGSRCQYPLHLGLTEAGMGSKGIVASTAALSVLLQEGIGDTIRISLTPEPGSPRTQEVVVAQEILQTMGLRSFTPLVTACPGCGRTTSTVFQELARDIQHYLRDKMVVWRTQYPGVESLNVAVMGCVVNGPGESKLADIGISLPGTGETPVAPVYVDGERKVTLKGDNMASEFLAIVQEYVEANYGAGGKKRNEAKVIPIRSA, encoded by the coding sequence ATGAGTCATTCTACTCTAAAGCGTCGGCAAACTCATCAAGTACAGGTCGGCCATGTGATGGTCGGATCTGAATCACCTGTTGTGGTTCAATCTATGACCAATACCGATACAGCCGATGCAGTGGGAACAGCAGAGCAAATTAAGGCATTGAGTGATGCCGGTTCGGAAATTGTACGGATTACAGTCAACAGCCCCGAAGCAGCTTCTAAAGTTTCGGAAATCAGAAGCCGCTTAGATGATATGGGGTGCTTGACACCGCTTGTAGGCGATTTCCATTTTAATGGTGAAAAACTATTAAAAGAGTTTCCTGATTGTGCCAAAGCATTGGCAAAATATCGTATTAACCCGGGCAATGTCGGTAAAGGTGTTAAGGGGGATGAAAAATTCGCCTATATGATCCAAACGGCGGCAGAACATGATAAAGCAGTCCGTATCGGCGTGAATTGGGGTTCTTTGGATCAAAGTCTTGCCAAGCGTATGATGGATGCTAATTTGACTTCTGCCAATCCTAAAGCGCCTGAAGAAGTGATGAAGGAAGCGTTGATAGTTTCAGCTCTGGAATCAGCACAAAAAGCAGTGGATTTAGGGCTGCCGGAAAACAAAATTATTTTGTCTTGTAAGGTTAGTGCCGTACAGGATTTGATTCAAGTTTATCGTGATTTAGGCAGCCGTTGTCAATATCCGCTACATTTAGGGCTGACTGAGGCCGGTATGGGCAGTAAAGGTATTGTAGCTTCTACGGCTGCATTGTCTGTTTTATTGCAAGAAGGTATCGGCGATACCATCCGTATTTCACTGACACCCGAACCGGGAAGTCCGAGAACTCAGGAAGTGGTGGTTGCTCAGGAAATTTTGCAAACCATGGGGCTGCGTTCTTTTACGCCCTTGGTGACCGCATGTCCGGGCTGTGGTCGTACAACGAGTACAGTTTTTCAAGAGTTAGCCCGAGATATTCAACATTATTTGCGCGATAAGATGGTTGTATGGCGTACGCAATATCCAGGTGTGGAGTCTTTAAATGTGGCCGTTATGGGCTGTGTGGTGAACGGGCCGGGTGAAAGTAAGCTGGCTGATATCGGAATCAGCCTACCGGGCACGGGCGAAACACCAGTCGCCCCGGTTTATGTAGACGGTGAGCGCAAAGTTACCCTGAAAGGGGATAATATGGCGAGTGAATTTTTAGCTATTGTACAAGAGTATGTCGAGGCTAATTATGGCGCGGGCGGTAAAAAACGTAATGAAGCCAAAGTTATTCCAATTAGGTCTGCTTAA